One stretch of Riemerella columbina DNA includes these proteins:
- the mltG gene encoding endolytic transglycosylase MltG, translating into MKKIIAVVFIIGVVAGYFGIKFYQRYYSDNVEKAGYVLIPTKANFEQLMDSISPYLKDREAFRAVAQAKHLDQFHHAGRYEISEGMDNTALVNMIKAGNQTPNQFRIIDFSNVYQMMGRVAKKTEIDSLAFIKGLNAIAKKKGLADAEALKPYFFIDTYRFFWTVTPEEFFKTFEAQYQAFWNAERVAKEQQLGLSRNQIYALASIVYKESGGRPDEQKTIAGLYLNRYRKGMKLQSDPTVIYAVNQQNGFTKTIKRVYYRDLKATSPYNTYANAGIPPGPICIVDKNSVDAVLNAEKNNYLFMVADPQKRGFHKFTSSDVEHAKNAKAYQNWLNEQNIK; encoded by the coding sequence ATGAAAAAAATTATTGCAGTCGTTTTTATCATTGGCGTTGTGGCAGGCTATTTTGGCATTAAATTTTATCAGCGCTATTATTCGGATAATGTAGAAAAGGCGGGCTATGTTTTAATCCCCACCAAGGCTAATTTTGAACAATTGATGGACAGCATATCGCCTTATCTTAAAGACCGAGAGGCGTTTAGAGCGGTGGCGCAGGCTAAGCATTTAGACCAGTTTCATCACGCTGGGCGCTACGAAATCAGCGAGGGAATGGACAACACAGCGCTGGTTAATATGATTAAAGCGGGCAACCAAACGCCCAACCAGTTTAGGATTATTGATTTTAGCAATGTTTACCAGATGATGGGGCGCGTGGCTAAGAAAACCGAAATAGATTCTTTGGCGTTCATCAAGGGGCTTAATGCCATTGCTAAAAAAAAGGGCTTAGCCGATGCCGAAGCGCTGAAACCATACTTTTTTATTGATACTTACCGCTTTTTTTGGACGGTAACGCCAGAAGAATTTTTCAAAACCTTTGAGGCGCAATATCAAGCTTTTTGGAATGCAGAGCGCGTGGCTAAAGAGCAACAATTGGGGCTGAGTAGAAATCAAATTTATGCATTGGCATCTATCGTTTATAAAGAGTCAGGCGGCAGACCAGACGAACAAAAAACCATTGCGGGGCTTTACCTTAACCGTTATAGAAAAGGAATGAAACTGCAATCTGACCCTACGGTGATTTATGCGGTCAATCAGCAAAACGGCTTTACAAAAACCATCAAAAGGGTTTATTACCGAGATTTGAAAGCGACCTCGCCATACAATACTTATGCGAATGCGGGCATTCCACCAGGACCTATTTGCATCGTGGATAAAAATTCTGTAGATGCGGTGCTCAATGCTGAAAAAAACAATTATCTTTTTATGGTGGCAGACCCTCAAAAACGAGGTTTTCATAAATTTACCAGTAGTGATGTGGAGCACGCTAAAAATGCCAAAGCCTACCAAAATTGGCTCAATGAACAGAATATAAAATAG
- a CDS encoding TonB-dependent receptor domain-containing protein, whose amino-acid sequence MTHNTEISTLVSRKTLALVAVLGAASFAFAQQKNTIFGRVVDAQNQAVPYASISFFNKANKLYSDATLTDEKGNYSLSLVPGDYEITIEAIDFKKKVFSQKVGQGALAAFQIQREASLTNTQTKELQSVVITATTKPYKVELDKKTYDVSTDMVSKGGSLQDVLQNVPSVDVDTDGTVSMRGSSNVRFLINGKPSVMLGIDDGANALQSIPADQIERIEVITNPSSKFEASGTSGILNIILKKNKKTGFNGSVIGTLGYLPQTGLNANLSWRKGNLTWFVNGGGSYRESKGTTRNNNYYTDLQQSNQLLASLQNGERKNAMDSYNATAGLVYDWGKNTSINLSGTVRTFEGTEDAYTYFDYRYNSTALPTPYMLRQSDGTNKNLSWQGDLGLDHQFSEADNLALSVSYQTSKNSANSHINQETNNIFDRKFRADALTPNMSYLISQNSQDAKRNTVIAKADYEVNLGENSKLEAGYRLDINRNQYDNTADEQIGKTGTMNPLGKFTNNTSYDEVFNAFYVQFKSKIGKLGYQIGLRDELSEVKIDYQNLEQGKIIDQKTKNYNNLFPSIYLSYELEKNNQLLLNYSRRIDRPRAFFMVPYFSLTDDQNLFLGNLDLNPSYVNSFELGYSIQKRKFTLNPTLYLRHKTDDDKMLVYRADERTNVFFTNPINLGEDTKYGLDLNATADLFSWWKMMASVDVFGYHTTGYTTYQVLDKNGDPATREADFEGKGFSYRMRLNSTFKVDKTLSFQFQGFYRGGQKTAFQDRKAMYAVNFGTSKTIWNGDGTITFNVQDIFNTRNRTVYTFSETSTRESYMQWQPRQVSLSLTYRFKQGEKIEQPKRKKDNNSNYNGDDEGAVAM is encoded by the coding sequence ATGACGCATAATACGGAAATTTCTACCCTCGTGAGTAGAAAAACGCTGGCTCTCGTAGCGGTACTTGGCGCTGCGAGTTTTGCTTTTGCACAACAGAAAAATACCATCTTTGGGCGAGTAGTAGACGCTCAGAACCAAGCGGTACCCTACGCTTCTATTTCATTTTTTAATAAAGCCAATAAGTTGTATAGTGATGCGACCTTGACCGATGAAAAGGGCAATTACAGCCTTTCTCTCGTGCCTGGCGATTATGAAATTACCATAGAAGCCATAGATTTCAAAAAGAAAGTATTTAGTCAGAAAGTAGGGCAGGGGGCGTTGGCGGCGTTCCAAATTCAGCGCGAAGCTAGCCTAACCAACACCCAAACCAAAGAGCTCCAGAGTGTGGTCATTACAGCCACCACCAAGCCTTATAAAGTGGAGTTGGATAAAAAAACTTATGATGTTTCCACCGATATGGTGAGCAAAGGCGGCAGCTTACAAGATGTGTTGCAGAATGTCCCTTCTGTGGATGTGGACACGGATGGCACGGTATCTATGCGCGGAAGTTCTAATGTGCGCTTTCTCATCAACGGAAAACCTTCGGTTATGTTGGGGATTGATGATGGTGCTAATGCTTTGCAGTCCATTCCTGCAGACCAAATTGAGCGTATAGAGGTCATTACCAATCCATCGTCTAAATTTGAGGCTTCGGGAACTTCAGGAATTTTGAATATCATCCTCAAAAAAAATAAAAAAACAGGCTTTAATGGTAGTGTTATCGGTACTTTGGGCTATTTGCCACAAACGGGGCTTAATGCCAATTTAAGTTGGAGAAAAGGCAACCTCACTTGGTTTGTTAATGGTGGCGGCAGTTACCGAGAATCCAAAGGTACTACACGAAATAATAACTATTATACTGATTTACAGCAATCTAATCAACTTTTGGCATCGTTGCAGAATGGCGAGAGAAAAAACGCAATGGACTCCTATAACGCCACCGCAGGTTTGGTTTACGATTGGGGCAAAAATACCTCCATCAACCTATCGGGAACGGTGCGCACTTTTGAGGGAACGGAAGATGCCTACACTTATTTTGATTACCGCTATAACAGCACCGCCCTGCCTACACCTTATATGTTAAGGCAAAGTGATGGCACTAATAAAAACCTCTCTTGGCAAGGCGATTTAGGCTTGGATCATCAATTTAGCGAGGCGGATAATTTAGCCCTTTCGGTGAGTTATCAGACCAGTAAAAACAGCGCCAATAGCCACATCAATCAAGAAACGAATAATATTTTTGATAGAAAATTCCGAGCCGATGCGCTGACACCCAATATGAGCTATCTGATTAGTCAAAACTCTCAAGATGCCAAACGCAACACCGTGATTGCCAAGGCAGATTATGAGGTTAATTTGGGCGAAAATTCTAAATTAGAAGCGGGTTATCGCTTAGACATCAACAGAAACCAGTACGATAATACTGCCGATGAGCAAATCGGAAAAACAGGAACGATGAATCCTCTGGGGAAATTCACGAACAATACCAGTTATGATGAGGTGTTCAACGCGTTCTATGTTCAGTTTAAAAGTAAAATCGGAAAATTAGGTTATCAGATTGGGCTCAGAGATGAACTCTCCGAAGTTAAAATAGACTACCAAAACTTGGAACAAGGCAAAATTATAGACCAAAAAACTAAAAATTATAACAACCTCTTTCCGAGCATTTACCTCAGTTATGAGTTGGAAAAAAACAATCAACTTTTACTGAACTACTCTCGGAGGATAGACCGCCCACGCGCCTTTTTTATGGTGCCGTATTTTTCTCTAACGGATGACCAGAACTTATTTTTAGGGAACTTAGACCTCAATCCGTCTTATGTTAATTCCTTTGAGTTGGGCTACAGCATCCAGAAGCGAAAATTTACCCTCAACCCGACTTTATATCTAAGACACAAAACCGATGATGATAAAATGTTGGTATACAGAGCGGATGAGCGCACCAATGTCTTCTTTACCAACCCTATCAACCTCGGCGAAGATACCAAATATGGTTTAGATTTAAACGCCACCGCAGACCTATTCTCTTGGTGGAAGATGATGGCGAGCGTAGATGTGTTCGGCTACCATACTACGGGCTACACCACTTACCAAGTTTTGGATAAAAATGGAGATCCAGCCACTCGGGAGGCAGATTTTGAAGGTAAAGGCTTCTCTTATCGGATGAGGCTTAACTCTACTTTTAAAGTGGACAAAACGCTGAGTTTCCAGTTCCAAGGCTTTTACAGAGGTGGGCAAAAAACAGCATTCCAAGACAGAAAAGCGATGTATGCGGTTAATTTTGGCACCAGCAAAACCATTTGGAACGGAGATGGCACCATTACCTTTAATGTTCAAGACATTTTCAACACCAGAAACAGAACTGTGTACACCTTCTCCGAAACTTCTACACGAGAATCTTATATGCAGTGGCAGCCGCGCCAAGTCTCGCTCTCTCTAACTTATCGCTTTAAACAAGGCGAAAAAATAGAGCAACCGAAACGCAAAAAAGACAACAATTCTAATTATAACGGCGATGATGAAGGCGCAGTAGCAATGTAG